A part of Pseudomonas lutea genomic DNA contains:
- a CDS encoding epoxide hydrolase family protein, translated as MTDRIQPFPIHIPQAQLDDLAVRLAQTRWPDAETVSDISQGPQLERVRALVEHWQNNYDWRATETRLNQWNSSRTEIDGLGIHFLHIRSPHADALPLLMTHGWPGSLLEFNAMIGPLTDPTAHGGQASDAFHLVIPALPGFGFSDKPRSPGWGVGKTAAAWVQLMKRLGYGDRWAAQGGDWGAAVTTALGHMSPPGLVGIHLNMVMYQPTDAEITDATPEEQRMLADAQRYERELSGYMKVQSTRPQSIGFALADSPVGLAAWIYALFQDASDSSGQPEQVIDINALIDDIMLYWLPNAGPSSVRFYWESIREMQTRGPAPPQPTAAGVSMFPGELLRLSKRLAHARFDDLRFFAEAESGGHFAALENPTVLTEHVRETFRLLR; from the coding sequence ATGACCGACCGCATTCAGCCCTTCCCCATCCACATCCCGCAAGCACAACTCGACGACCTTGCCGTACGCCTGGCCCAGACCCGCTGGCCTGACGCGGAGACCGTCTCCGACATCAGCCAGGGCCCGCAGCTTGAGCGAGTGCGCGCGCTGGTCGAGCACTGGCAGAACAATTACGACTGGCGCGCCACTGAAACCCGGCTCAATCAGTGGAACAGCAGCCGGACCGAAATCGACGGGCTGGGCATTCACTTTCTGCACATCCGTTCGCCCCATGCTGACGCCCTCCCCTTGCTGATGACCCATGGCTGGCCCGGCTCCCTCCTGGAGTTCAATGCGATGATCGGCCCGCTCACCGACCCCACCGCCCACGGCGGGCAGGCCAGCGACGCGTTCCATCTGGTGATTCCGGCCCTGCCGGGTTTTGGTTTCAGTGACAAACCACGCTCACCGGGCTGGGGCGTGGGCAAGACCGCTGCCGCCTGGGTTCAATTGATGAAACGCCTAGGCTATGGCGACCGCTGGGCTGCCCAGGGCGGTGACTGGGGCGCGGCCGTGACGACGGCGTTGGGTCACATGAGCCCGCCAGGCCTGGTGGGCATTCATCTGAACATGGTGATGTACCAGCCCACCGACGCTGAAATCACTGACGCCACGCCTGAGGAACAGCGCATGCTGGCCGACGCTCAACGCTATGAGCGCGAGCTGTCCGGCTACATGAAAGTCCAGAGCACCCGTCCGCAGTCGATCGGCTTTGCGCTGGCCGATTCGCCGGTCGGTCTTGCGGCGTGGATCTACGCGTTGTTTCAGGACGCCTCCGACAGCTCCGGGCAACCGGAGCAGGTGATCGACATCAACGCGTTGATCGACGACATCATGCTGTACTGGCTGCCCAACGCAGGCCCCAGCTCGGTGCGTTTCTACTGGGAAAGCATCCGTGAAATGCAGACCCGCGGTCCGGCCCCGCCTCAGCCCACGGCTGCGGGTGTGAGCATGTTTCCCGGCGAGCTGCTTCGCCTTTCCAAGCGTTTGGCGCACGCGCGGTTCGATGATCTGAGGTTCTTCGCCGAAGCCGAGAGCGGCGGCCATTTCGCCGCTCTCGAAAACCCGACGGTACTCACCGAGCACGTGCGCGAGACCTTCCGCCTGCTGCGGTGA
- a CDS encoding HAD-IA family hydrolase, producing MLEINSRTKVLTFDCYGTLVQWHRAVRHAAAAILQRHLAAEAPDQSSSALAVRLRERAVELQQQSGFLDYEAVLEASLREALGENGFEADAQDLEILLATLGKIAPHPEVPEVLARLRQHYRIAVISNTSDALIGGTIAAIGTPIDFVITAQQARVYKPDHRLFEHSHAVMGVTRDETIHVAMGQFSDLKVCQELGIRSVWIDREGEPLDPAWHPDAVLKDLSGLPQLLMPTLG from the coding sequence ATGCTTGAAATCAATTCCCGCACCAAGGTCCTGACCTTCGATTGCTACGGCACACTGGTGCAGTGGCACCGAGCCGTCCGCCACGCTGCCGCCGCCATCCTCCAGCGGCATCTCGCGGCCGAGGCCCCGGATCAAAGCAGCTCGGCCCTCGCGGTCCGGCTGCGTGAGCGCGCGGTTGAGCTTCAACAGCAATCAGGTTTTCTGGACTATGAGGCGGTGCTTGAAGCGAGCCTGCGCGAAGCGTTGGGTGAAAACGGCTTTGAGGCCGATGCCCAAGACCTTGAAATCCTCCTGGCCACTCTGGGGAAGATCGCGCCGCACCCCGAGGTGCCTGAGGTGCTTGCCCGGTTGCGCCAGCATTACCGGATCGCCGTGATCAGCAACACCAGCGACGCATTAATTGGCGGCACCATCGCCGCGATTGGGACCCCCATCGATTTTGTCATCACTGCTCAGCAGGCACGCGTCTACAAGCCCGATCACCGTCTGTTCGAGCATTCTCACGCCGTGATGGGGGTTACGCGGGATGAAACGATCCACGTCGCCATGGGCCAGTTCTCTGACCTGAAGGTATGCCAGGAACTGGGCATTCGGTCGGTCTGGATTGACCGTGAAGGTGAACCTCTCGACCCGGCCTGGCACCCGGATGCGGTGTTGAAAGACCTCTCCGGGCTGCCGCAATTGCTGATGCCGACGTTGGGGTAA
- a CDS encoding methyl-accepting chemotaxis protein produces MRMFKELYESIELQFFNTLTKKLSSLFLLVAVSGGVYWRAVSTRTDILAKLSSTSLDATVVQGIESSLDSLGNAILFSTLFTFAMISFMVWYFRHLIVRPVTLMTHALEDIANGKGDLSKDLPLLTHDEIRVLASTCNRFLARQRETISEIQALTVQIAVESARSLKNISDSSDSATHQARFAKEVMEQSNMAVGNIHEVSQQTQGITSTTAQNLDMARNSYAELLEVTGKISEISNSLNEFSTLVAALTQRSSSIKSIVGLIQKISSQTNLLALNAAIEAARAGESGRGFAVVADEVRTLAQNVSTATDDISRDIDAMLLEVTSTHEQTSHISHSARETRTIVERASGHFESMIIDFEATSGKLAGIAEHVENFAVSNSGINERVAQIYADSQSIDQRMQHSATATRDLLGVAERVQAMLGSFVLGHGALDAAVTRAGKCRDTLQQRLAELQREGLNLFDQNYKPIPNTDPKQYVTSYSERFAKVCQEEIDALTKGTKGGKVSFIVDNRGYCPVNNSWVSKPPTGDRTIDLPVCRNKRMFADPVGLRAAGNTQRFLLQTYLRDTGEIMTEIDVPFFFDGRHWGNLRMGFDSSVLLAK; encoded by the coding sequence ATGCGGATGTTCAAGGAGCTATACGAGTCAATCGAGCTGCAGTTTTTCAACACCCTGACCAAAAAACTCTCGAGCCTCTTCCTGCTCGTCGCGGTCAGCGGCGGTGTGTATTGGCGCGCCGTGAGCACGCGTACGGACATCCTTGCGAAGCTCAGCAGTACCTCACTGGATGCGACTGTGGTGCAGGGCATCGAGAGCAGCCTGGACAGTCTTGGCAACGCCATTCTGTTCAGTACGCTGTTTACCTTCGCCATGATCAGCTTCATGGTGTGGTATTTCCGTCACCTGATCGTGCGCCCGGTCACGCTGATGACCCACGCCCTGGAAGACATTGCCAACGGCAAGGGCGATTTGTCCAAGGACCTGCCGCTGCTCACCCACGATGAAATCCGGGTGCTGGCGAGCACGTGCAACCGCTTCCTCGCCAGACAGCGGGAGACCATCAGCGAGATCCAGGCGCTCACGGTGCAGATTGCCGTCGAGTCGGCGCGCTCCCTGAAAAACATCAGCGATTCCAGCGACAGCGCCACCCATCAGGCACGTTTTGCCAAAGAAGTGATGGAGCAAAGCAATATGGCGGTGGGTAATATTCACGAGGTCTCACAGCAGACTCAGGGCATTACCAGCACGACGGCGCAGAACCTCGACATGGCCCGCAACTCGTACGCCGAGCTGCTGGAAGTCACCGGCAAAATTAGCGAGATCTCCAACAGCCTCAACGAATTCAGCACCCTGGTCGCCGCTTTGACACAGCGCTCTTCGAGCATCAAGTCCATCGTTGGTCTGATTCAGAAAATCTCCTCGCAGACCAATTTGCTGGCTCTCAACGCTGCCATCGAAGCCGCACGCGCGGGTGAGAGCGGACGCGGATTTGCGGTGGTTGCCGACGAGGTGCGCACGCTGGCGCAAAACGTCAGCACGGCCACCGATGATATTTCCCGGGACATCGACGCGATGTTGCTGGAAGTCACGTCCACTCACGAACAGACCTCGCACATCAGCCATAGCGCGCGCGAAACCCGCACGATCGTGGAGCGGGCTTCCGGCCACTTCGAGAGCATGATCATTGATTTCGAGGCCACCAGCGGCAAGCTGGCGGGCATTGCAGAGCACGTCGAGAACTTCGCCGTGAGCAACAGCGGAATCAACGAGCGGGTCGCGCAAATCTATGCCGACAGCCAGTCGATCGATCAGCGCATGCAGCATTCCGCAACCGCTACGCGCGATTTGCTGGGCGTCGCCGAGCGCGTACAGGCGATGCTTGGCAGTTTCGTGCTGGGTCACGGCGCCCTTGATGCGGCGGTCACCCGGGCGGGGAAATGCCGCGACACTCTCCAGCAACGCCTGGCAGAGCTGCAGCGTGAAGGCCTGAACCTGTTTGACCAAAACTACAAGCCGATACCGAACACTGACCCGAAACAGTACGTCACCAGCTACAGCGAGCGCTTCGCGAAAGTGTGCCAGGAAGAAATTGACGCACTGACCAAAGGCACCAAGGGTGGCAAGGTCTCCTTCATCGTCGACAACCGGGGCTATTGCCCGGTCAACAACAGCTGGGTCTCGAAACCGCCCACCGGTGACCGCACCATCGACCTGCCGGTGTGCCGCAACAAGCGCATGTTCGCCGACCCGGTCGGCCTGCGCGCCGCAGGCAATACCCAGCGCTTCCTGCTGCAGACCTACCTGCGCGACACCGGGGAAATCATGACCGAAATTGACGTACCGTTCTTTTTTGACGGTCGTCATTGGGGCAACTTGCGGATGGGCTTCGATTCGTCGGTATTGCTCGCGAAGTGA